Within the Methanobacterium sp. BRmetb2 genome, the region CTTATTATTTCTTCTTTTTCCATTTTAGTACCCCAAATTATTCTTTCGTTAAGTTCAATTTATCTTTTTTACGGTAGGCCATTCCCTGGAAAATAGCAATAATATCCCCTCTTTGATCTTTGATCTTCACAGTATATGTGGCAATTTTTGGGTTTATAGAAATTTCTTCAGCTTCTGCTAATAAAGTTCCTTTGTATGCAGCTTTCATAAAAGATATATGGGCATTTATGGCCACACTTACATTTCCATGTGAATTTGCAGCAGCAGCAAATGTAAAATCTGCCAGGGTAAAAATAGCTCCTCCGTGGACGGTTCCCAGACTGTTAAGATGGCCCTGTTTTATCACCATTTCTGCTTTTGCTTTACCTTTATTTGCTTCAATTAGTTTAATGTGATTCTTACATGCAAAATTATCATTTTCAAAATATTTTAATAGTTTTTCCATTTAAAAAACCTTTTCAGTTCTTCAATAGTTTAGCAAATACTTATTAAATGACTTTTATGTTCTTTATTATAT harbors:
- a CDS encoding phenylacetic acid degradation protein — protein: MEKLLKYFENDNFACKNHIKLIEANKGKAKAEMVIKQGHLNSLGTVHGGAIFTLADFTFAAAANSHGNVSVAINAHISFMKAAYKGTLLAEAEEISINPKIATYTVKIKDQRGDIIAIFQGMAYRKKDKLNLTKE